Proteins encoded in a region of the Halioglobus maricola genome:
- a CDS encoding CBS domain-containing protein gives MSPSVKLRDYLIPNPATVQPDDSVLAAMKVIIDNKISGVCVVDSQHNLVGILSELDCLEASLGSLYNDSGVGMVRDHMAASNLIVAHPEEDIIHVAQDMLAKNKRRRPVVENGKLIGQVTCRQLLKAITRFQR, from the coding sequence ATGTCGCCATCGGTAAAACTCCGCGACTACCTTATCCCCAACCCGGCAACTGTGCAGCCAGACGACAGCGTTCTGGCCGCCATGAAGGTGATTATCGACAACAAGATATCAGGGGTTTGCGTGGTCGATAGCCAGCACAACCTGGTCGGCATCCTGTCGGAACTGGACTGCCTGGAAGCCTCGCTGGGCTCGCTCTACAACGACAGCGGTGTCGGCATGGTGCGCGACCACATGGCCGCCAGCAATCTCATCGTCGCCCACCCTGAGGAAGATATCATCCATGTGGCCCAGGATATGCTGGCCAAGAACAAGCGCCGCCGGCCAGTGGTAGAGAACGGCAAGTTGATCGGCCAGGTCACCTGCCGCCAGTTACTCAAAGCCATTACTCGCTTCCAACGCTAG
- a CDS encoding SixA phosphatase family protein — protein MKTLHLLRHAKSSWSQPGLADRERGLNKRGRRDAPRMGAALATQVTAISIAVSPARRAQLTLDGLCQGWPALAALPHVTDEGLYTFASEDVLSWIQAQDDSRSELFIIGHNPAFTELINALAGRWELDNLPTCAYARLDLDAGHWREVGPGCAELAQTLLPRLLDEG, from the coding sequence ATGAAAACACTGCACTTGCTTCGCCACGCCAAGTCCTCATGGAGTCAGCCCGGGCTCGCCGACCGCGAGCGCGGCCTGAACAAGCGTGGTCGCCGGGATGCGCCTCGTATGGGCGCTGCCCTGGCCACCCAGGTTACGGCCATAAGTATTGCCGTCAGCCCGGCCAGGCGGGCTCAATTGACTCTCGATGGCCTGTGCCAGGGCTGGCCCGCGCTCGCCGCTTTGCCCCATGTTACAGATGAAGGCCTTTATACCTTCGCGTCGGAAGACGTTCTCAGCTGGATTCAGGCCCAGGATGATAGCCGTAGTGAGCTGTTCATTATCGGCCACAATCCTGCGTTCACCGAGTTGATCAACGCGTTGGCGGGCCGATGGGAGCTGGATAATCTGCCCACCTGTGCCTATGCGCGCCTGGATCTGGACGCCGGCCACTGGCGGGAGGTGGGTCCCGGCTGTGCTGAACTGGCGCAAACGCTCCTGCCTCGCCTGCTCGACGAGGGCTGA
- a CDS encoding dicarboxylate/amino acid:cation symporter, translated as MSLTNRILIAMVAGIVTGSIINLIMHSSGVGEGFKQTIDAYLVGGVFDVVGRIFVASLKLLVVPLVMVSLICGASSLGDSARMGPIAVKTLGFYLATTAIAISLALFFASLISPGSGVEIAGASSFEPRPAPPLSDVLVDIFPSNPVRAMADGKMLQIIVFALLFGYAISHAGEPGRRMASFFRDMDAIIMKMVEILMNLAPYGVFALLSKLFSTLGIGAILDLAAYVFTVIGVLLLHALGVYTLLLKSLTGLSPRMLLKKMRPIWAFAFSTASSGATLPITLRTVERRLGVHNSVAGFTVPLGATINMDGTAIMQGVATVFIAQVYGVDLSMGDFITVILTATLASIGTAAVPGVGLITLALVLEQAGLPVEGIALIIGVDRLLDMVRTAVNVTGDATISVIVGKSENQFEQGVFDDPNADQSDDETTVTARA; from the coding sequence ATGAGCCTCACTAACCGCATTCTTATCGCCATGGTGGCAGGTATTGTCACCGGCTCAATTATCAACCTGATCATGCACAGCTCTGGCGTGGGCGAGGGCTTCAAACAGACGATTGATGCCTACCTCGTGGGCGGCGTGTTCGATGTGGTTGGCCGTATTTTTGTAGCTTCACTCAAATTGCTGGTAGTGCCGCTGGTTATGGTATCCCTGATCTGCGGCGCCTCGTCGCTGGGCGACAGTGCGCGCATGGGCCCGATAGCCGTCAAGACCCTGGGTTTTTACCTGGCCACGACCGCGATAGCGATCAGCCTTGCATTGTTCTTCGCTTCCCTGATCAGCCCGGGTTCTGGTGTGGAAATAGCCGGTGCTTCAAGCTTTGAACCGCGCCCTGCGCCTCCGCTGAGCGATGTCCTGGTCGATATCTTTCCCTCCAACCCTGTGCGGGCGATGGCGGATGGCAAGATGCTGCAGATCATCGTTTTCGCATTACTCTTCGGCTACGCAATTTCGCATGCCGGCGAACCCGGTCGTCGCATGGCGAGCTTCTTCCGTGATATGGACGCGATCATCATGAAGATGGTCGAGATCCTCATGAATCTTGCGCCCTACGGTGTCTTTGCGCTGTTGTCCAAGCTGTTTTCCACTCTGGGTATCGGTGCCATTCTTGATCTTGCCGCATACGTGTTCACGGTCATCGGCGTGCTGCTGTTGCACGCGCTGGGCGTTTACACCCTGCTGCTGAAATCCCTGACTGGCCTCTCGCCCAGGATGTTGCTGAAAAAGATGCGGCCCATCTGGGCGTTCGCATTCAGCACCGCATCCTCGGGTGCAACCCTGCCGATTACCTTGCGCACGGTCGAGAGACGCCTGGGCGTGCACAATTCTGTGGCAGGTTTCACGGTTCCACTGGGTGCCACCATCAATATGGATGGCACCGCTATCATGCAGGGTGTAGCCACGGTATTTATTGCCCAGGTCTACGGCGTCGATCTGTCTATGGGTGATTTCATTACCGTGATTCTGACTGCTACGCTGGCATCTATCGGCACCGCGGCTGTGCCGGGTGTTGGCCTGATAACCCTGGCTCTGGTGCTCGAGCAAGCCGGCCTGCCGGTCGAGGGTATTGCCCTGATTATCGGCGTGGACCGCCTCCTCGATATGGTGCGCACGGCAGTGAATGTCACTGGCGATGCGACTATTTCGGTCATCGTTGGCAAATCCGAGAATCAGTTTGAACAGGGCGTTTTCGACGATCCCAATGCGGATCAAAGCGACGACGAAACGACCGTCACCGCCCGCGCCTGA
- a CDS encoding MBL fold metallo-hydrolase: protein MTIQCTIVPVTPYQQNCSVIQCQASKKAAIVDPGGDVDRILEAVAKMDATVEKIILTHAHMDHCAAADVLRQQLNVTIEGPHEDDNFWLEKLPEWCKMSGFPHAEAFTPDRWLHDGDTVTVGEQTLQVVHCPGHTPGHVVFHYQPQQVAWVGDVLFQGSIGRTDFPKGNHDDLVSSIRDKLFPLGDDITFIPGHGPTSTFGQERRTNPFVADEKYG, encoded by the coding sequence ATGACTATTCAGTGCACCATTGTGCCGGTGACCCCCTACCAACAGAATTGCTCCGTTATCCAGTGCCAGGCAAGTAAGAAGGCCGCGATCGTGGACCCAGGCGGGGATGTCGATCGAATTCTGGAAGCGGTGGCGAAGATGGACGCCACGGTGGAGAAGATTATTCTCACCCACGCCCACATGGACCACTGTGCCGCGGCTGATGTGCTGCGTCAGCAGCTCAATGTAACCATCGAAGGCCCGCACGAGGACGATAATTTCTGGCTGGAGAAGCTGCCGGAGTGGTGCAAGATGTCCGGTTTTCCGCACGCGGAAGCATTCACCCCGGATCGCTGGCTGCACGATGGCGACACCGTGACGGTAGGTGAGCAGACCCTGCAGGTCGTTCACTGTCCGGGCCACACGCCTGGCCACGTGGTCTTTCACTACCAGCCGCAACAAGTCGCCTGGGTGGGCGACGTTCTGTTCCAGGGCTCAATCGGCCGCACGGATTTCCCCAAGGGCAATCACGACGACCTGGTCAGCTCCATCCGCGACAAGCTCTTCCCGCTGGGCGATGACATCACTTTTATTCCAGGCCACGGGCCCACCAGTACATTCGGTCAGGAGCGCCGCACCAACCCCTTCGTAGCGGATGAAAAATATGGTTGA
- a CDS encoding DUF2288 domain-containing protein, whose product MVDQPEGEEDKESLLRREYHGQTARIQWHDLQTYYARGSIVRVSGELDLVEVAVQLGLDNTAQFKGWIETGDVAAVPEIQALKWYESNQELWAVVAAPWVLVQLRDG is encoded by the coding sequence ATGGTTGATCAGCCAGAGGGAGAAGAGGACAAAGAGAGCCTGCTGCGGCGCGAATACCACGGCCAGACCGCGCGTATTCAATGGCACGATCTGCAGACCTACTATGCCCGTGGCTCGATAGTGCGGGTGAGTGGCGAACTGGATCTGGTGGAGGTGGCCGTGCAATTGGGGCTGGATAACACGGCACAGTTCAAAGGCTGGATCGAAACCGGCGATGTCGCCGCGGTGCCCGAAATTCAGGCACTGAAGTGGTATGAGAGCAATCAGGAACTGTGGGCAGTGGTTGCCGCGCCCTGGGTACTGGTCCAGCTGCGCGACGGATAA
- a CDS encoding amidohydrolase, with amino-acid sequence MSLRIMYRLFLQISLLSVFAVASASASAELIVYTAKKIITMETALPEANAVAVKDGRIFAVGSEKELESLAEKLGGRVDRSLSDKILLPGFIDPHVHPSLPAVLTQFPFLAPDDWSLPTGEFPGATDPASYEKQLKALAARHSDDATPFIAWGYHPLWHGDVYREQLNDWFGDQPVMLWHRSFHELIGNDAALAMLGVTEDDVAGQAEIDWARGHFWENGLKFLIPRLSFLFAPERYGKGMQNFIEMMHRGGVTTALDMGTGIFGNPTAEIDLIRRSAEGISAPGRIILTPIITDFLARGKSPQEALAEIEAWRASDSRRVSVGKHFKIMMDGAIFSGLAQMGPPGYLDGHEGLWMAPLETTAQWAQFFWSEGYQIHAHTNGDLSAAALIDMVRTMQEVHPRPDHRTSLEHFAYSTDDQSRQMAALGMVVSANPYYQYLLADIYADEWLGPDRGRQMVRLGSLQRHGVPFGLHSDCPMAPLSPLTLAAAAVQRESISGKDNATPERIDLHSALRAITIDAAWVMGAEDDIGSIRAGKRADFTVLESDPYRVKAERLKDIDIWGVVFEGELHPVE; translated from the coding sequence ATGAGCCTCCGAATCATGTACCGCCTTTTCCTGCAGATCAGCTTGTTATCCGTTTTTGCCGTGGCATCGGCCAGCGCCAGCGCCGAACTCATCGTCTACACCGCAAAGAAAATCATCACCATGGAGACGGCGCTGCCAGAGGCCAATGCCGTGGCGGTAAAGGACGGCCGTATTTTTGCGGTCGGCAGCGAGAAGGAGCTTGAGAGCCTGGCAGAAAAACTCGGCGGCCGGGTCGATCGCAGCCTGAGCGACAAGATCCTGCTCCCTGGCTTCATCGACCCCCATGTGCACCCGTCTCTGCCTGCGGTGCTGACCCAGTTCCCCTTTCTTGCCCCCGACGACTGGTCGCTGCCCACCGGCGAATTCCCGGGGGCAACTGACCCTGCCTCGTACGAAAAACAACTCAAGGCTCTGGCAGCCCGGCACAGCGATGACGCCACGCCTTTTATCGCCTGGGGTTACCACCCACTGTGGCACGGGGACGTCTACAGAGAACAACTGAATGACTGGTTTGGCGATCAGCCAGTCATGCTCTGGCACCGTTCATTCCACGAGTTGATCGGCAACGATGCGGCGCTGGCAATGTTGGGCGTCACCGAGGACGACGTGGCTGGCCAGGCTGAAATAGACTGGGCCAGAGGGCATTTCTGGGAGAATGGCCTCAAGTTTCTGATCCCCCGACTGAGCTTCCTGTTTGCACCCGAGCGCTACGGCAAGGGTATGCAGAACTTTATCGAGATGATGCACCGGGGCGGCGTCACCACCGCCCTGGACATGGGCACCGGTATCTTCGGTAATCCCACTGCAGAGATCGACCTGATACGCCGCTCGGCGGAGGGCATATCCGCGCCGGGCCGTATTATTCTCACCCCGATCATCACCGACTTTCTGGCCCGCGGAAAAAGTCCGCAGGAGGCACTGGCAGAGATCGAAGCCTGGCGAGCCAGTGACTCGCGCAGGGTCTCGGTGGGCAAACACTTCAAGATCATGATGGACGGTGCCATCTTCAGCGGCCTGGCGCAGATGGGCCCGCCGGGCTACCTGGATGGGCACGAAGGCCTGTGGATGGCACCGCTGGAAACAACGGCCCAATGGGCCCAATTTTTCTGGAGCGAGGGGTACCAGATCCACGCCCACACCAACGGCGACCTGAGTGCGGCGGCGTTGATCGATATGGTACGTACCATGCAAGAGGTTCATCCGCGCCCGGATCACCGCACTTCGCTAGAGCACTTTGCCTATTCTACCGACGACCAGAGCCGACAAATGGCAGCGCTGGGGATGGTGGTCTCAGCCAACCCGTACTACCAGTACCTGCTAGCGGACATTTATGCCGACGAATGGCTGGGACCGGATCGCGGCCGCCAAATGGTCCGTTTGGGTTCACTGCAGCGCCACGGCGTTCCCTTCGGACTGCATTCCGACTGCCCCATGGCACCGCTGTCGCCGCTGACGCTAGCGGCGGCAGCCGTGCAGCGAGAGAGCATCAGTGGCAAGGATAACGCTACACCTGAGCGAATAGACCTGCACTCCGCACTGCGCGCAATTACTATCGACGCGGCCTGGGTTATGGGTGCAGAAGATGACATAGGCTCCATCCGCGCCGGCAAGCGAGCAGACTTCACGGTCTTGGAAAGCGACCCCTATCGAGTCAAAGCAGAGCGCCTGAAGGACATCGATATATGGGGAGTGGTGTTCGAAGGTGAGCTACACCCCGTAGAATAA
- a CDS encoding M48 family metalloprotease → MRLLSCCALLLSLSMAVQAADKYEKAHQEIVDAGQLYDDPELQQYIDRIGQRLVAHSDEPNGDFTFSVIDTDVINAFAAQGGYIYISRGLLPYLENEDELAGVLGHEIGHITGSHHSRRKTADVTSKIVATTTYILTGSGELADASSMYGAELISGFGREMELEADGLGAEYMYRAGYDPQALLQVIGVLKDHEQFQRTVARASGKPGGTYHGVYASHPRNDKRLQTVIGAAAELDDGSYIESPEIPGEFKQQMDGLVWGDSVQSARDENRFYHNKLEFTFEHPPGWTVQTGGQAVVARAPDQSASLTISLRRRDPSSTPQAVLEANAKGELSDGEPLEQAGLSGYTATASAGGTSRRLAVIDYRYSYLLQGEATDFAASDPALLDMIKSFRPTHPKEKPAGEARYLRYIRVPRGATVASIAAEMKIPHAEDQLRLINGLYPRGEPRTGDWFKVVQ, encoded by the coding sequence ATGCGTCTTTTAAGTTGCTGCGCACTACTCCTCTCGCTCTCGATGGCGGTGCAGGCCGCTGACAAATACGAGAAGGCTCATCAGGAAATCGTCGACGCCGGTCAGCTCTACGACGACCCCGAGCTGCAGCAATACATCGACCGCATCGGCCAGCGTCTGGTTGCACACAGCGATGAGCCCAACGGGGATTTCACCTTCAGTGTCATCGATACCGACGTGATCAACGCCTTCGCCGCCCAGGGCGGTTATATTTACATCAGCCGCGGCCTGCTGCCCTACCTGGAGAATGAGGACGAGTTGGCAGGCGTCCTTGGGCATGAGATCGGCCATATCACCGGCAGCCATCACAGCCGGCGCAAGACAGCCGATGTCACCAGCAAAATCGTGGCAACCACCACCTATATTCTCACCGGTAGCGGCGAACTCGCCGACGCCTCCTCCATGTATGGTGCGGAGCTGATCAGCGGCTTTGGCCGGGAGATGGAACTGGAGGCGGACGGCCTCGGTGCGGAGTATATGTACCGCGCAGGCTATGACCCGCAGGCGCTGTTACAGGTTATCGGCGTGCTCAAGGATCACGAACAATTCCAGCGCACTGTCGCCCGGGCCAGCGGCAAACCCGGCGGCACTTACCACGGTGTCTACGCGTCACACCCGCGCAACGACAAACGGCTGCAAACAGTGATCGGGGCAGCAGCGGAGCTGGACGACGGCAGCTACATCGAAAGCCCGGAAATTCCGGGCGAGTTTAAACAGCAAATGGATGGCCTGGTCTGGGGCGACAGCGTACAGAGCGCGCGTGACGAAAACCGCTTCTACCACAACAAACTGGAGTTCACCTTCGAGCACCCACCCGGATGGACAGTCCAGACCGGTGGTCAGGCGGTGGTGGCGCGCGCGCCAGACCAGAGTGCTTCCCTCACCATCTCGCTGCGGCGACGCGACCCCTCCAGCACGCCCCAGGCGGTGCTCGAGGCCAATGCCAAGGGTGAGCTCAGTGACGGAGAGCCGCTGGAACAAGCAGGCCTGAGTGGCTATACCGCCACCGCCAGTGCCGGTGGCACATCTCGCCGGCTGGCCGTGATCGACTACCGATACAGTTACCTGCTGCAGGGGGAAGCAACGGACTTTGCCGCCAGCGACCCGGCACTGCTGGATATGATCAAAAGCTTCCGCCCGACCCACCCGAAAGAAAAACCCGCCGGTGAAGCGCGCTACCTGCGCTACATCCGGGTACCGCGAGGCGCAACTGTGGCGAGCATCGCGGCGGAGATGAAAATCCCCCATGCGGAGGATCAGCTGCGTTTGATCAACGGGCTCTATCCCCGCGGCGAACCCCGCACCGGGGACTGGTTCAAGGTAGTACAATAA